The following proteins come from a genomic window of Carboxydocella sporoproducens DSM 16521:
- a CDS encoding sensor histidine kinase produces the protein MSLLLTLFERLTVVVTIAYLFSRTPLFRRLLRQDLTWREKGGMVIIFGIITILGTYYGIPVKGAIANSRAVGAIVAGLLGGPAVGAITGLIGGIHRWSLGGFTGFACAVSTTIEGLLGGLVNKYWPKQAMDWRVGFVTGFIAESLQMLIILALARPFVSALDLVKVIAAPMTIVNAAGIAIFIMIVRQSFQEQERIAAFMAQLALKIANYTLPILRHGLTIQSAGEVAQIILRETGSAAVAITDRENILAHVGAGSDHHLPGQPIQTEATRIVIETGQTKIAGSRQEIDCSHPTCPLNTAVIVPLRQNQQVVGTLKIYHRTNKPVTEVEIEFANGLAHLFSTQLELAELERRSQLLADAEIRALQAQINPHFLFNALNTIMLFCRTDPEKARGLLAQLGDYFRKNLQDNKRLVDIREEIEHVKAYLAIEEARFGHRITITWQIDPELRPVKIPPLTLQPLVENALRHGLLPKRGFGNLQIGIKQERNQALVWIEDDGVGFNQTKKESDGSGMGLKNVDARLRSWFGPEAGLKIISPLPGQTYGTRVEFVIPEGVQK, from the coding sequence ATGAGCTTATTGCTAACCCTGTTTGAGAGGTTAACAGTAGTAGTAACGATAGCTTACCTTTTTTCACGTACCCCCTTGTTTCGGAGATTGTTACGCCAGGATTTGACCTGGCGAGAAAAAGGGGGGATGGTGATTATTTTTGGGATAATCACCATTCTGGGCACTTATTATGGTATTCCAGTCAAAGGTGCCATCGCCAACTCCCGCGCAGTAGGAGCCATAGTGGCCGGTTTGCTAGGGGGACCAGCAGTAGGAGCTATAACTGGCCTTATCGGAGGAATTCACCGCTGGTCTCTGGGAGGATTTACGGGTTTTGCCTGTGCTGTTTCCACTACAATAGAGGGACTGTTAGGAGGCCTGGTCAATAAATACTGGCCCAAACAAGCGATGGACTGGCGAGTAGGTTTTGTTACCGGCTTCATTGCTGAATCTTTACAGATGCTGATCATTCTTGCTTTAGCCCGTCCTTTTGTTTCAGCTCTTGATCTGGTGAAAGTAATAGCAGCACCAATGACTATTGTCAACGCAGCTGGGATTGCTATTTTTATTATGATAGTCCGCCAGAGTTTTCAGGAACAGGAACGAATAGCTGCCTTTATGGCACAACTGGCCCTGAAGATTGCTAATTATACTTTGCCTATTTTACGCCATGGACTGACTATCCAATCTGCCGGGGAAGTTGCTCAGATAATTTTAAGAGAAACCGGTTCAGCAGCGGTAGCGATAACTGACCGGGAAAACATTCTGGCACATGTAGGTGCCGGCAGTGACCATCATCTACCAGGTCAGCCTATCCAGACAGAGGCAACCCGGATAGTAATTGAAACTGGTCAAACCAAAATTGCTGGTAGCAGGCAGGAAATCGACTGTTCCCATCCGACCTGTCCTTTAAATACAGCGGTAATAGTTCCATTAAGGCAAAATCAACAGGTAGTAGGTACTTTGAAAATCTACCATCGTACCAACAAACCTGTAACAGAAGTGGAAATAGAATTTGCCAATGGTCTAGCCCACCTTTTTTCCACCCAGCTGGAGCTGGCGGAACTGGAACGGCGTTCTCAATTACTGGCTGATGCTGAAATAAGAGCGTTACAGGCCCAGATTAACCCTCATTTTTTATTTAATGCCCTTAATACTATTATGTTATTTTGTCGTACCGATCCAGAAAAAGCGAGAGGTCTATTGGCGCAGTTAGGCGACTATTTTCGCAAAAATCTTCAGGATAACAAACGACTGGTGGATATCAGAGAGGAAATCGAACACGTAAAAGCCTATTTAGCGATTGAGGAGGCCCGTTTTGGCCATCGCATTACTATAACCTGGCAGATTGATCCTGAATTGAGACCGGTAAAGATTCCCCCGTTAACTCTACAACCATTAGTTGAAAATGCCCTGCGTCATGGATTGTTGCCCAAACGGGGTTTTGGCAATTTGCAAATAGGTATTAAACAAGAGCGGAACCAGGCACTGGTCTGGATAGAAGATGATGGCGTAGGGTTCAATCAAACAAAAAAAGAATCAGATGGGAGTGGAATGGGGCTGAAAAATGTGGATGCCCGTCTGCGTAGCTGGTTTGGCCCGGAAGCGGGGTTAAAGATAATTAGTCCATTGCCAGGTCAGACTTATGGAACCAGGGTGGAGTTTGTTATACCGGAAGGAGTACAAAAATGA
- a CDS encoding amidohydrolase produces MGSLLIKNATAILPMTGPDQILYNADLAIEGKEIKYVGNVPAEFQPDTVIDARGKVVMPGLVNCHNHAAMTLLRSYADDLPLMEWLQKKIWPIEAHLNSEDVYWGSLLACAEMVKSGTTLFADMYFEMGRVAEAAQVVGIRANLARGMIGFGPNAERAINESVELVECWHCKADGMVKVMLGPHAPYTCPPEYLERVMKLADDLKVGIHIHLAETKAEVEEIKEKYGTTPVKLMDQIGLFKGRQVLAAHCVHLTDEEMEILANHKVGIAHNPESNMKLASGVAPVPRLLELGAVVGLGTDGPSSNNNLDLMQEMRSAALLHKVFTMNPTVLPAYTALEMATVKGAQALGYDNLGQLQPGYLADIILIDLEKPHLYPRHDLIANLVYSATAADVDTVIVNGRVIMTERKLLFVDEKEVIERAEARTKELLARAASEK; encoded by the coding sequence ATGGGCAGTTTATTAATTAAAAACGCAACTGCTATATTGCCAATGACTGGGCCGGATCAGATTTTGTACAATGCTGATCTGGCCATTGAAGGCAAGGAAATCAAGTATGTCGGAAACGTGCCCGCTGAATTTCAACCCGATACAGTAATAGATGCCAGAGGCAAGGTCGTTATGCCGGGTCTGGTTAACTGTCACAACCATGCCGCAATGACGCTGCTGAGGAGTTATGCTGATGATTTACCATTAATGGAATGGCTACAGAAAAAAATCTGGCCAATCGAGGCCCATCTAAATAGTGAAGATGTATACTGGGGTTCATTGCTGGCCTGTGCTGAAATGGTTAAGAGTGGAACTACCCTCTTTGCTGATATGTATTTTGAAATGGGCAGAGTGGCTGAAGCTGCTCAGGTAGTAGGAATCAGAGCTAATTTGGCTCGGGGCATGATCGGCTTTGGACCGAATGCAGAGCGGGCCATTAATGAATCAGTAGAGCTGGTAGAATGCTGGCATTGCAAGGCAGATGGCATGGTCAAGGTTATGCTTGGACCCCATGCACCTTATACCTGCCCACCCGAGTATCTGGAACGGGTAATGAAACTGGCTGATGATCTAAAAGTAGGTATCCATATTCACCTGGCAGAAACTAAAGCCGAAGTGGAAGAAATTAAAGAAAAATACGGCACCACTCCTGTTAAATTGATGGACCAGATTGGTCTCTTTAAGGGACGGCAGGTTCTGGCCGCGCACTGTGTCCATTTAACTGATGAAGAGATGGAAATACTGGCTAACCATAAAGTTGGAATTGCGCATAATCCGGAGAGCAACATGAAGCTTGCTTCTGGAGTGGCCCCAGTTCCCCGCCTCCTGGAGTTAGGGGCTGTGGTTGGCCTGGGGACAGATGGGCCTTCCTCTAACAATAACCTGGATCTAATGCAGGAAATGAGAAGCGCAGCTCTACTACATAAAGTTTTTACCATGAACCCTACGGTGTTGCCTGCTTACACAGCTCTGGAGATGGCTACGGTTAAAGGTGCTCAGGCCCTTGGCTACGATAATCTGGGGCAGTTGCAACCAGGATACCTGGCTGATATCATCTTAATCGATCTGGAGAAGCCCCATTTATACCCGCGCCATGACCTGATAGCCAATCTGGTCTATTCGGCTACTGCAGCAGACGTAGATACGGTGATTGTTAACGGTCGAGTCATCATGACCGAACGCAAACTTCTTTTTGTTGATGAAAAGGAAGTTATTGAGAGAGCAGAAGCCCGGACGAAGGAACTACTGGCCCGGGCTGCCAGCGAAAAATAG
- a CDS encoding adenosylhomocysteinase: MNYLVRDINLAENGAKKIAWVKEHMPVLNEIRKEFERDKPFNGKRVAISMHLEAKTAYLALVLQAGGANVSITGSNPLSTQDDVAAALAAQGLQVFSWYNATPEEYKQHLLMVLDTRPDIIIDDGGDLMHLIHTERPELASSIIGGCEETTTGVLRLRALEKENRLPFPMIAVNDAYSKYLFDNRYGTGESVWTGIMRTTNLIVAGKTVVVIGYGWCGKGVAMRAKGLGAKIIICEVDPIKAIEAHMDGFQVMTMDEAAALGDVFITVTGCKDVIRRWHYEKMKNGVLLANAGHFDVEINKPELNELAISKRVVRKDIEEFTLADGRKLYLLAEGRLVNLAAGDGHPAEIMDTSFALQALSARYLVENGTKLEKKVYLVSPEIDRRVAELKLQSLGITIDKLTPEQEAYLYGWQHGE, from the coding sequence ATGAATTATCTAGTCAGAGATATCAACCTGGCGGAAAATGGCGCAAAAAAAATTGCCTGGGTTAAAGAACACATGCCGGTATTAAATGAAATCCGTAAGGAATTTGAACGGGATAAACCTTTTAATGGAAAAAGAGTTGCCATTTCCATGCATTTAGAAGCCAAAACTGCTTACCTGGCTCTGGTTTTGCAAGCCGGGGGCGCAAATGTTAGCATCACAGGCTCTAATCCCCTCTCCACTCAGGATGATGTAGCAGCAGCACTGGCGGCACAAGGTTTACAGGTATTCTCCTGGTATAATGCTACTCCTGAGGAATACAAACAGCATTTATTGATGGTACTGGACACCCGGCCGGATATTATTATAGATGATGGTGGCGATTTAATGCATTTAATTCACACAGAAAGGCCGGAATTGGCTAGCTCCATTATCGGTGGTTGTGAAGAAACTACTACCGGTGTCTTGCGCCTGCGGGCCCTGGAAAAGGAAAACCGCCTGCCCTTTCCTATGATCGCTGTTAATGACGCCTATAGTAAATATTTGTTTGACAATCGTTATGGGACCGGGGAGTCAGTCTGGACAGGGATTATGCGAACTACTAATCTGATAGTTGCAGGTAAGACAGTGGTCGTTATTGGTTATGGCTGGTGTGGGAAAGGGGTAGCGATGCGAGCTAAAGGCCTGGGGGCCAAAATTATTATTTGTGAGGTTGACCCCATCAAAGCCATTGAAGCCCATATGGATGGGTTCCAGGTAATGACCATGGATGAGGCAGCGGCTTTAGGAGATGTGTTTATTACAGTTACCGGTTGCAAGGATGTAATCCGGCGCTGGCATTATGAAAAAATGAAAAACGGGGTACTGCTGGCCAATGCCGGACACTTTGATGTGGAAATCAATAAACCGGAGTTGAATGAACTGGCAATAAGCAAACGGGTAGTACGCAAAGATATTGAAGAATTTACGCTGGCAGATGGTCGGAAGTTATATCTACTAGCAGAAGGACGACTGGTTAATCTGGCAGCGGGTGATGGCCATCCTGCCGAAATTATGGATACTTCCTTTGCCTTGCAAGCTCTGTCAGCCCGTTATCTAGTGGAAAATGGCACCAAACTGGAGAAAAAAGTATACCTGGTTAGTCCGGAGATTGATAGGAGAGTAGCAGAATTAAAACTGCAGTCTCTCGGAATTACCATAGATAAATTGACACCGGAACAGGAAGCCTATCTTTATGGCTGGCAACATGGTGAGTAA
- a CDS encoding aldehyde ferredoxin oxidoreductase family protein, with product MFGWMGKIIRIDLDNYEVKVDTIVETIYRQYIGGRGLGTYLLYRETDPGLDPLSPQNPLIFTVGPLTGTKVPTSGRFSLSTKSPLTGTIFDSNAGGVWGVKFKRCGFDALYIKGKAAEPVYIVIKNDQIQIKAAAELWGRDTRETTELLKQKEGSQVSVACIGPAGENLVKYAAIINDYSRALGRGGVGAVMGAKNLKAIVVDGEKKVPVADPERLDFVVYETNKWLKANPITSQGLPEFGTAVLVNLFNELGILPTRNFQQSQFERAEDISGERLAETLTIKRSGCYACPIQCSRVTKVGEQSGEGPEYETIWSFGAQCGIADLELITRANYLCNLLGLDTISTGSTIGCAMELAEKGHLTEDLAFGSREKILELIEFIAYRRSIGNDLAEGSKRLAEKYGAPELAMQVKGLEMPAYDPRGTQGMGLALATSNRGACHLRAYMVGPEVLGVPKLVDPYSPAGKAGLTINFQNINAAMDTLVLCRFIGLAVSEEYFARLLTAVTGINYQPQDLHIIGERIWNLERLFNLKAGFSAADDTLPPRLLKEPVQSGPAAGMVVQLETMVREYYHYRGWDKQGVPTPAKLRQLGLEEDHSA from the coding sequence ATGTTTGGCTGGATGGGCAAAATTATTCGTATCGATCTAGACAATTATGAAGTAAAGGTAGACACAATTGTTGAAACAATTTACCGGCAATATATCGGGGGCAGGGGACTGGGAACTTATCTCCTTTACCGGGAAACGGATCCCGGTTTGGATCCCTTAAGTCCCCAGAACCCTTTAATTTTTACCGTTGGGCCCCTGACCGGAACGAAAGTACCAACTTCCGGTAGATTTAGTCTATCCACTAAGTCGCCATTGACTGGAACCATTTTTGATTCCAATGCTGGTGGGGTCTGGGGGGTTAAGTTCAAACGCTGTGGCTTCGATGCCCTGTATATCAAAGGGAAGGCAGCAGAGCCGGTATATATAGTAATCAAGAATGACCAGATTCAAATAAAAGCTGCTGCTGAGCTCTGGGGAAGAGATACCAGGGAAACTACTGAATTGCTAAAACAAAAGGAAGGCAGTCAGGTAAGTGTAGCCTGTATTGGCCCTGCTGGAGAAAACCTGGTAAAATATGCAGCTATCATTAACGACTATAGCCGGGCTTTGGGGCGCGGTGGTGTGGGAGCAGTTATGGGAGCCAAAAATCTCAAAGCCATAGTAGTTGATGGAGAGAAGAAGGTTCCTGTAGCAGATCCTGAGCGCCTGGATTTTGTGGTTTATGAAACTAATAAATGGCTAAAGGCTAATCCTATTACTTCCCAGGGACTCCCGGAATTTGGCACTGCAGTGCTGGTCAATCTTTTTAATGAACTGGGCATTTTACCCACTCGTAATTTTCAGCAGTCACAGTTCGAAAGGGCGGAAGATATTTCGGGAGAACGGCTAGCAGAAACCCTGACTATTAAGAGAAGTGGCTGTTATGCCTGTCCTATCCAGTGTTCCCGGGTTACTAAAGTAGGTGAACAATCAGGGGAAGGACCGGAGTATGAGACCATCTGGTCTTTTGGCGCTCAGTGTGGGATAGCTGACCTGGAGCTCATAACCCGGGCAAATTATCTCTGTAATTTGCTGGGTTTGGACACTATCTCTACAGGTAGCACCATTGGCTGTGCAATGGAACTGGCAGAAAAAGGGCATCTGACCGAGGATCTGGCTTTTGGTTCCCGGGAGAAAATACTGGAACTGATTGAATTTATCGCTTATCGACGGTCAATTGGAAATGACCTGGCGGAAGGCAGCAAAAGACTGGCAGAAAAATATGGAGCTCCCGAACTGGCTATGCAAGTAAAAGGCCTGGAGATGCCGGCCTATGATCCCAGGGGCACCCAGGGAATGGGACTGGCGCTGGCTACATCCAACCGCGGTGCCTGTCATTTACGAGCCTATATGGTAGGACCGGAAGTGCTGGGGGTACCGAAACTGGTAGATCCTTATAGCCCGGCAGGGAAGGCGGGGTTAACAATTAATTTCCAGAACATCAATGCCGCTATGGACACCCTGGTACTCTGCCGCTTTATTGGACTGGCGGTTTCAGAAGAATACTTTGCCCGCTTGCTGACTGCAGTGACAGGTATCAATTATCAGCCTCAGGATTTGCATATCATCGGGGAACGCATCTGGAACCTGGAAAGGCTATTTAATCTTAAAGCCGGCTTTAGCGCAGCTGATGATACTCTTCCCCCAAGACTTTTAAAAGAACCAGTTCAATCGGGACCTGCTGCCGGTATGGTGGTACAGTTGGAAACCATGGTAAGGGAATATTACCATTATCGGGGCTGGGACAAGCAAGGAGTGCCCACTCCCGCCAAATTAAGACAGTTAGGACTGGAGGAAGACCATAGTGCTTAA
- a CDS encoding tetraprenyl-beta-curcumene synthase family protein produces MKKAVQWTKWLYRYIVEVMPQVEQRLANWKELAERMPENLLKTQALASIEHKKFHCIGGAVFALYPGARQQEVLDFIVAFQTISDYLDNLCDRAQVIEEQAFRQLHYAMLDAIRPAAASRDYYLNYPVKNDGGYLNQLVTTCQKALKSLGWDESKAHLAAEWVTLYSELQIYKHLDWSVREKKLETWAREAGKSYWNLYPMEFAAATGSTLGVFALVAGLEPQEASYYFPWITGLHILLDYYIDQEEDKKEGDLNFHFYYATDAEREKRLILFYKNAKDSINKLQYNSFHELVITGLLAMYLSDPKTNVPTLMSGRQLILKESSLEAQILHTLCVFLRKAGKL; encoded by the coding sequence ATGAAAAAAGCGGTTCAATGGACAAAATGGCTGTACAGGTATATCGTGGAAGTTATGCCTCAGGTAGAACAAAGGCTTGCTAACTGGAAAGAGCTAGCGGAAAGAATGCCCGAAAATTTATTAAAAACTCAAGCTCTAGCAAGCATTGAACATAAAAAGTTCCACTGTATTGGAGGGGCAGTTTTTGCCCTTTATCCAGGGGCCAGGCAGCAGGAAGTGCTTGATTTTATAGTTGCCTTTCAGACAATCAGTGATTATCTGGATAATCTCTGTGATCGGGCCCAGGTAATTGAAGAGCAAGCTTTTCGGCAGTTGCATTATGCCATGCTGGATGCAATTAGGCCGGCAGCAGCCAGTCGTGATTATTATCTTAATTATCCTGTAAAGAATGATGGCGGTTATTTAAACCAGCTGGTTACGACCTGTCAAAAGGCATTAAAGAGTTTGGGCTGGGATGAATCCAAAGCTCACCTAGCAGCAGAGTGGGTTACCTTATACAGTGAACTTCAGATCTATAAACACCTGGATTGGTCAGTGCGGGAAAAAAAGTTAGAGACATGGGCTAGAGAAGCTGGAAAGAGTTACTGGAATCTATATCCCATGGAATTTGCGGCTGCTACAGGTTCTACCCTGGGAGTGTTTGCTCTGGTAGCAGGCTTGGAGCCACAAGAAGCGAGTTATTATTTTCCCTGGATTACGGGTTTACATATACTTTTAGATTACTATATTGACCAGGAGGAAGACAAAAAAGAGGGAGATCTGAATTTTCATTTTTATTATGCGACTGATGCGGAAAGGGAAAAACGCTTGATTCTGTTTTATAAAAATGCTAAAGATTCAATTAACAAGCTCCAGTATAATAGTTTTCATGAGCTGGTGATTACGGGGTTACTGGCTATGTATCTTTCAGATCCCAAAACGAATGTACCGACTCTAATGTCGGGAAGACAATTAATATTAAAGGAAAGTAGCCTGGAAGCTCAAATTTTACATACCCTTTGTGTATTTTTAAGAAAAGCTGGCAAGTTGTAG
- a CDS encoding aldolase, which produces MFQLVGRDLFQSGLNNSHSGNLSIRQGDRIIITRRGAMLGHLTERDLIETGLEKNDCHITLASTEIRVHRAIYRNTAALAIVHAHPVFATTLSLLEDEIIPVDSEGAYLLHKIPVLSVEHTVGSQEVEQKLPDLLKEYKIVMVRGHGSFAIGQLLEEAYQLTASLEHSCKIAYYTRLLKERENPKAKTKQLAQW; this is translated from the coding sequence ATGTTCCAGTTGGTAGGCCGGGACCTTTTTCAATCGGGATTAAACAATTCCCATAGTGGAAACTTAAGTATCAGGCAGGGAGACCGGATAATTATTACCCGTCGCGGAGCAATGCTGGGACATTTAACAGAGCGGGACCTAATTGAAACTGGGCTGGAGAAAAATGATTGCCATATTACCCTGGCGTCAACAGAAATTCGGGTCCACCGGGCCATTTACCGCAATACAGCGGCCCTGGCTATTGTCCATGCCCATCCGGTGTTTGCAACAACCCTGTCACTTTTGGAAGATGAGATTATACCTGTGGACTCAGAAGGAGCCTATTTGTTGCATAAAATACCAGTATTGAGTGTGGAACATACAGTGGGCTCACAGGAAGTTGAACAAAAACTCCCTGACTTATTGAAGGAATACAAGATTGTGATGGTTCGCGGCCATGGCAGTTTTGCTATTGGTCAATTGCTGGAAGAAGCCTATCAATTAACTGCCAGTCTGGAACACAGCTGTAAGATAGCTTATTACACTCGCTTATTAAAAGAAAGGGAGAATCCGAAAGCTAAAACGAAGCAGCTGGCCCAGTGGTAG
- the mtnA gene encoding S-methyl-5-thioribose-1-phosphate isomerase, producing the protein MESLRWREGILEILDQTRLPLTIEYVQSSDYLAVANAIKSMQVRGAPAIGSAAAFGYAMGAREHQNLPREQFLAEMQEVKQVLASTRPTAVNLFWALDRMEKKLLEVSHLQPAEIADILLEEAKAIHQEDLELNRRMGEYGQQLIPSGARILTHCNAGALATAGFGTALGVIRAAHAAGKQVQVYADETRPLLQGARLTAFELMQDGIPVTLITDNMAGYLMRRGMVDLVIVGADRITANGDVANKIGTYGLAVLAKENKIPFYVAAPYSTVDLTLASGDDIPIEERDPREITHICGQRIAPEGVKVFNPAFDITPNYLIDAIITEKGIIRKPYKVNLQKTYGEGAK; encoded by the coding sequence GTGGAGAGCTTACGCTGGCGAGAAGGGATATTGGAGATACTGGATCAAACCAGGCTTCCATTAACCATCGAATATGTACAATCCTCGGACTATCTGGCGGTAGCCAATGCCATTAAATCTATGCAAGTGCGCGGTGCGCCGGCTATAGGATCGGCGGCTGCCTTTGGCTATGCCATGGGGGCCCGGGAACATCAAAACCTGCCCAGAGAGCAATTTCTGGCGGAAATGCAAGAGGTGAAACAGGTCCTGGCCAGCACCAGGCCTACAGCTGTTAACCTGTTCTGGGCCTTAGATCGTATGGAGAAGAAACTGCTAGAGGTATCCCACTTGCAGCCTGCAGAAATAGCCGACATTCTTCTGGAGGAGGCTAAAGCTATACACCAGGAAGATCTGGAGTTGAATCGCCGTATGGGTGAATATGGACAACAGCTGATTCCCTCCGGAGCCCGTATTCTTACCCACTGTAATGCAGGGGCCCTGGCAACAGCAGGGTTTGGTACTGCCCTGGGGGTAATCAGAGCTGCCCATGCTGCTGGCAAACAGGTACAGGTTTATGCTGATGAAACCAGACCTTTGCTGCAGGGGGCTCGCTTAACTGCCTTTGAACTTATGCAGGATGGGATTCCGGTTACCTTAATTACCGATAATATGGCCGGTTATCTGATGCGGCGGGGAATGGTTGATCTGGTCATAGTTGGTGCAGACCGCATTACTGCCAATGGCGATGTGGCCAATAAGATTGGTACTTATGGCTTAGCTGTTTTAGCCAAAGAAAATAAGATTCCATTTTATGTGGCGGCACCATATTCCACAGTGGACTTGACTTTGGCTTCCGGAGACGATATACCTATCGAAGAAAGAGATCCCCGGGAAATAACTCATATATGCGGCCAGCGGATTGCTCCCGAAGGGGTAAAAGTCTTTAATCCAGCCTTTGATATTACTCCCAATTATTTGATTGATGCCATTATTACCGAAAAAGGAATTATCAGAAAGCCCTATAAAGTCAATTTGCAAAAAACATATGGGGAGGGAGCAAAATGA
- a CDS encoding LytR/AlgR family response regulator transcription factor, which translates to MKIRVLIVDDELPARQELKFLLKDYPEIEVAGEADSGQEALELAQQLEPELVFLDIQLHDMSGLEVAKFLARLVPRTRVIFVTAYDQYAIEAFELHALDYLLKPVNKIRLQKTIQEWKNIKAVNEHYQILKETIEHLQKGKKTKIPAIKDGRILLINQEDILYIKAEGRNAVVRVEGHDFPTNFSLYEIAQKLNQDSFLKVHRSYIVNLEAIVEIVPWFKGTYNLIFRDKEAEVVPVSRSYVNEFREKLGLV; encoded by the coding sequence ATGAAAATCAGGGTACTAATAGTCGATGATGAACTGCCAGCTAGACAAGAGTTAAAATTCCTGCTAAAAGATTATCCCGAAATTGAAGTAGCAGGGGAAGCTGATAGTGGACAGGAAGCCCTTGAACTGGCACAACAACTGGAGCCAGAACTGGTTTTTTTGGATATTCAGTTACATGACATGTCCGGACTTGAAGTAGCAAAATTTCTGGCAAGGCTAGTACCCCGGACCAGAGTAATTTTTGTTACAGCATATGACCAGTATGCGATCGAGGCTTTTGAACTTCATGCCCTGGATTATTTGCTGAAACCGGTGAATAAAATAAGATTACAAAAAACTATCCAGGAATGGAAAAATATCAAAGCCGTTAATGAGCATTATCAAATTTTAAAAGAAACAATAGAACATCTACAAAAAGGGAAAAAGACAAAAATCCCTGCAATAAAAGATGGAAGGATTTTGTTGATTAACCAGGAAGATATTCTCTATATCAAAGCAGAGGGCAGGAATGCCGTTGTCAGGGTTGAGGGCCACGATTTTCCAACGAATTTCTCACTATATGAAATTGCCCAGAAACTCAACCAGGATAGTTTTCTAAAGGTTCATCGCAGTTATATAGTTAATCTGGAAGCTATCGTGGAAATCGTCCCCTGGTTTAAAGGTACTTACAATCTGATCTTTAGAGATAAAGAGGCAGAAGTAGTTCCTGTCAGCCGATCCTACGTCAATGAATTTAGAGAAAAACTAGGGCTTGTTTAG